The Coleofasciculaceae cyanobacterium genomic interval GCCTCGATGCTGCCATGTACCCAGTACATTGATATCTATCTCCCAATAGTGCTGCTGTAAGCCTCTTTTTATTTCTCTTATGCGATCGCACATTTGTCTACTTGTAACACCAATCTTATGTAGAGTTTTATTATTTGCTCGAATCTGAAGAAAATAGAGAGTAAATCTGAGAATGCGCTGTAGTTGCAGCCTGTAAATCTTTAAATCGGTTAGTTTTTCTGACAATAACTCACCCCCAAACGCTTTAGCCATCTCGACTGAATTAGATAATCTATCGAGTTCCGATAAGATCAATGGTTTTTGTACGGCATTAAACTTTGACAGAGATAGTTCAGCAACGGGAATCTTACCTAATTTAGTAAAGTAATAGCCTTCTGGTGTCCAATTGAATAGCTTCTTCATTTCCAGTTCAAAGGGAACGGTAATGATGCTGTAGTCAGTATTGCCCTATTCTCGCATAGCTGTTTGAGAAGTTAATTGTTATGAGACTTTAATATACAAATTGAACGGTATTCTAATTAGCAAATTTTTAACTTAGCGATACTTATGATTGATCGCATTATTAGTAAAATTCGTCTTATTTGTTTTAAGTGTTAAATAGCTTGAGCTTATTTGTAGCAAAGGCGCAAAAAAATTTACTTATATTCTTAAGCCAACTTAATTTTACTTTTTAACTACATATTGGTGATTGTAAAATTTGGCAATAAAACTTAAAAGATGTTTATTATGGTCGGTATAGTCAGCAAGCAACCAAAAGTAGTTTATGGTGCGTGTCCTCACGATTGTCCAGATACTTGTTCGATGCTAGTAACCGTAAAAGATGGTCGAGCTATAAAAGTAGAAGGAAACCCGGATCATCCATTTACGCGAGGGACTTTGTGCGGCAAGGTAAGCGACTATCTCGATCGCGTCTATAGTAAAAAGCGGGTGCTGTATCCGATGCGTCGAGTTGGAGCAAAAGGTAGTGGCGAATTTGAACGCATCAGTTGGGATGAGGCTTTAGATGAGATAACCAGTCGCTTCGAGCAAACAATTGCCGAGTACGGGGCAGAAGCAATCATGCCCTGTAGCTACTTGGGGCATGAAGGCTTACTGAATGGGCTGACTGTTGGAGATGCCTTTTTTAATCGTCTCGGAGCAACCGTTACCGAGCGTACTATGTGCATTTCCTGTACTAGCACTGCCTACTTAATGACCTACGGACCAACTCATGGGACTGACCCAGACACATTTCGCCACTCCAAATATATCGTTCTTTGGGGATGTAATGCTCTCAGCACGAACGTTCATCTTTGGCCGTTTATTCAAGAAGCGCGAAAAAATGGTGCTAAGCTGGTTTCTATCGATCCAGTACAAACTCGAACAGCCAAGCAATCCGATTGGCATCTTCCTATCCTGCCAGGAACAGATGGAGCTTTAGCACTGGGGATGATGTATGTAATCATTAACGAAAAGTTGACGGATGATGATTACATCGAGAAGTACACTACTGGTTTTGCCGAACTGAAGCAGCGAGTACAAGATTACCCTCCAGAAAAAGTCGCTAGTATTACGGGAATTGCTGTTGAAGACATTGTTACTCTTGCCAGGGAATTTGCTACAACTCAACCTTCTGTAGTGCGAATTGGTGTTGCTTTAGAAAAACAGGCTGGAGGAGGTCAAGGAATTCGTGCGATTAGTTGTTTGCCAGCCTTAGTAGGTTCTTGGCGGCACTTGGGGGGTGGAATGCTGCAAGCACCCATGTGGCCATTTCCCATTCGTTGGGACGTGGTTCACCGCCCTCATTTTATTAAACCAGGAACGCGAGTTCTCAATCAGTGGCAACTAGGTCGTATTTTGACAGAAGAAGTTCCTCTCAATCCACCAGTCAAAGCCCTGTTTGTCTATAACTGTAATCCCGTAACTCAAGCTGCCGAACAAGACAAAATTGTCAAAGGACTTGCTCGCCAGGATTTATTTACTGTAGTAAGCGAGCAGTTCTTTACAGATACAGCAGATTACGCCGATATCGTCCTGCCAGCTACTACCCAAGTGGAAAATCTAGATTTAATGTTCTCCTGGGGACATACTTATGTAACACTAAACAGTGCAGCTATTCAACCAATAGCAGAAACCATACCAAATACAGAACTGTTTCGACGTTTAGCCGAGCGTATGGGCTTTGAAGATGAGTGTTTCAAGCTCAGTGATGAGCAGTTAGTTATGGAGGTACTTGACTGGTCATCCCCCGTCATGGAAGGCATTAATCTGGAGGTCTTGAAATCAAAGGGCTTTGCTAAATTAAAAATTGAAGCAGTTCCTCACGCTGAAGGTAACTTTCCCACTCCTTCAGGTAAATGTGAATTCCTGTCTAGCATGAAAGTAGATAGTAATTTTGTGTTACCTGCTTTTCGTCAAGGATTTGAAGAGTACGAACCAGGCTTGCCTGTCGATCCTCTACCAATTTACACTCCACAGAGGGAATCTTCGCAAAGCAACCCTAAATTATCTAGTCGCTATCCTCTCAGCTTGATGTCGGCCAAGCCACACCAGTTCATCAACTC includes:
- a CDS encoding GIY-YIG nuclease family protein, with the protein product MKKLFNWTPEGYYFTKLGKIPVAELSLSKFNAVQKPLILSELDRLSNSVEMAKAFGGELLSEKLTDLKIYRLQLQRILRFTLYFLQIRANNKTLHKIGVTSRQMCDRIREIKRGLQQHYWEIDINVLGTWQHRGNVELYFKHRYKEFNYRIGKLTEYYKFKDVELVLTDLNSMQPKVLSGEELSIYKEEYSLTPTAIQL
- a CDS encoding molybdopterin-dependent oxidoreductase, translated to MFIMVGIVSKQPKVVYGACPHDCPDTCSMLVTVKDGRAIKVEGNPDHPFTRGTLCGKVSDYLDRVYSKKRVLYPMRRVGAKGSGEFERISWDEALDEITSRFEQTIAEYGAEAIMPCSYLGHEGLLNGLTVGDAFFNRLGATVTERTMCISCTSTAYLMTYGPTHGTDPDTFRHSKYIVLWGCNALSTNVHLWPFIQEARKNGAKLVSIDPVQTRTAKQSDWHLPILPGTDGALALGMMYVIINEKLTDDDYIEKYTTGFAELKQRVQDYPPEKVASITGIAVEDIVTLAREFATTQPSVVRIGVALEKQAGGGQGIRAISCLPALVGSWRHLGGGMLQAPMWPFPIRWDVVHRPHFIKPGTRVLNQWQLGRILTEEVPLNPPVKALFVYNCNPVTQAAEQDKIVKGLARQDLFTVVSEQFFTDTADYADIVLPATTQVENLDLMFSWGHTYVTLNSAAIQPIAETIPNTELFRRLAERMGFEDECFKLSDEQLVMEVLDWSSPVMEGINLEVLKSKGFAKLKIEAVPHAEGNFPTPSGKCEFLSSMKVDSNFVLPAFRQGFEEYEPGLPVDPLPIYTPQRESSQSNPKLSSRYPLSLMSAKPHQFINSCFANLPKHAKLQGEPKVIIHPDDAIERGIVEGQMVKIYNDRGSFQVPAMLDNMTRVGVVVAPLGYWRKISHANNTVNAATSATFTDLGRTAAVGDSLVEVEPLGE